In the Setaria italica strain Yugu1 chromosome VI, Setaria_italica_v2.0, whole genome shotgun sequence genome, one interval contains:
- the LOC101777501 gene encoding GTPase-activating protein gyp7, with product MKALRRSSTSSSATAAAPSPRAPSSPRSYSWIHRRSLPVTSSASAAASSLATSGTSAADGSDSAPAHVAAAASSPSLAPSSPNVDRGGIKSPWSRRKRKRALSGQHWNRLFSSNGKLRDGGRKFLKKVRSGGIEPGIRAEVWPFLLGVYDLNSSEEDRNTIKIRKRKEYEKLRRQCHRILNCYKGNGLNVINEFMNEDFSDGAEGPESPYSEGVRKRACVLPKELKSLGCKAEESESSNWASVECMDEDTSELTVVDQCMAESESSDSESSYEEDPDRTPVCSNLEENCDPKPKLVRSASSKSDIFISDKTPEDFATWQRIIRVDAIRANTDWVLFARNQAEVSKDKALRSAISVGLKDYDHLEPYMIYHAARLVALLEAYALYDPEIGYCQGMSDLLSPIIAVMEEDHEAFWCFVGFMRKARHNFRLDEVGIKRQLKTVSQIIKRKDSHLYRHLQKLQAEDCFFLYRMVVVLFRRELTFEQTVCLWEVMWADQAAIRAGIGRSTWGRIRLHAPPTDDLLLYAIAACVLQRRKLIIEKYSSMDEILRECNSMAGQLDVWKLLDDAHHLVVNLHDKI from the exons ATGAAGGCCCTGCGGCGATCCAGCACCTCCTcctcggccacggcggcggcgccgtctccGAGGGCGCCCTCGTCCCCGCGGTCGTATTCGTGGATCCACCGCAGGTCCCTCCCAGTCACGtcgtcggcctcggcggcggcgtcctctcTGGCGACCTCGGGGACCTCGGCCGCGGATGGTTCAGATTCGGCGCCGGCGCATGTGGCGGCAGCTGCCTCGTCGCCCTCGCTGGCGCCGTCCTCTCCCAACGTGGACCG GGGTGGAATTAAATCTCCGTGGTctcgaagaaaaagaaaaagagcacTTTCTGGTCAACACTGGAATCGTCTATTTTCATCAAACGGGAAGCTCCGTGATGGGGGAAGAAAGTTTCTAAAGAAAGTCCGCAGTGGG GGAATTGAACCAGGCATCCGGGCTGAAGTTTGGCCATTTCTACTTGGAGT TTATGATTTGAACAGTTCTGAAGAGGACAGGAATACCATCAAGATAAGGAAAAG GAAAGAATATGAAAAGCTGAGACGACAGTGCCATCGCATTCTGAATTGTTACAAAGGAAATGGGCTTAATGTTATAAATGAGTTCATGAATGAGGACTTTTCTGATGGGGCTGAAGGACCAGAGTCACCTTATTCTGAAGGTGTTCGTAAGAGGGCTTGTGTGTTGCCGAAAGAATTGAAATCTTTAGGCTGCAAGGCAGAAGAATCAGAGAGTTCTAACTGGGCTTCTGTGGAATGCATGGATGAAGATACAAGTGAGTTAACTGTTGTTGATCAATGTATGGCAGAATCAGAATCTTCTGACTCTGAGTCTTCCTATGAAGAGGACCCTGACAGAACACCCGTCTGTTCCAATTTGGAGGAGAACTGTGATCCGAAACCAAAACTTGTCCGGAGCGCGTCGTCTAAGTCAGACATTTTTATATCTGACAAAACTCCAGAGGATTTTGCCACATGGCAGCGCATTATACGTGTAGATGCTATTCGAGCAAACACAGACTGGGTTCTATTTGCCCGTAACCAGGCTGAAGTCTCTAAAGACAAAGCACTGAGGTCTGCAATATCTGTTGGGTTGAAAGATTATGACCATTTGGAGCCTTACATGATTTATCATGCTGCACGACTAGTTGCGTTGCTTGAGGCATACGCGCTCTATGATCCAGAGATTGGGTACTGTCAAGGAATGAGTGATCTCTTGTCACCGATAATTGCAGTGATGGAGGAAGATCATGAAGCATTTTGGTGCTTTGTGGGTTTCATGAGGAAAGCGAGGCACAACTTCAGGCTTGATGAGGTTGGAATAAAAAGACAGCTGAAAACGGTCTCCCAGATCATCAAGCGCAAGGACTCTCACCTCTATAGGCACCTGCAGAAACTTCAGGCTGAAGACTGCTTCTTTCTGTACCGGATGGTAGTGGTTCTCTTCAGGAGGGAGCTCACTTTTGAGCAGACTGTGTGTCTGTGGGAGGTTATGTGGGCTGACCAGGCTGCAATTCGAGCTGGGATTGGAAGGTCCACTTGGGGAAGAATAAGGCTTCATGCCCCTCCAACTGACGACCTGTTGCTGTATGCTATCGCGGCCTGCGTCTTGCAGAGGAGGAAGCTGATAATCGAGAAGTACAGCAGCATGGATGAGATATTGCGGGAGTGCAATAGCATGGCCGGGCAGCTAGATGTCTGGAAGCTTCTAGACGATGCACATCACTTGGTTGTTAACCTTCATGACAAAATCTGA
- the LOC101777910 gene encoding cytochrome P450 78A9, with protein sequence MAPSEDCGWLLYLSLAAKCGDPHRLLGLAAVFAAAFVVTALLHWAAPGGSAWGWYWWARRGGLGIGAAIPGPRGLPVLGSMGLMTGLAHRKLAAAAAAGGKARRRLMAFSLGETRVVVTADPDVARELLASAAFADRPVKESAYGLLFHRAIGFAPHGAYWRALRRVASAHLFSPRQIAASAAQRAVIARQMVDAMAEERPAAAAGTVTARRFLKRASLHNVMWSVFGRRYELQAASEEAAELKSLVDEGYDLLGQLNWSDHLPWLARFDLQRIRARCSALVPRVNRFVGRIIDEHRARHALGGGVAAVMDFTDVLLSLQGSDKLSDADMIAVLWEMIFRGTDTVAVLMEWVLARLVLHQDVQRRVHEELDRVVGPGKAVTEADTASLVYLQAVIKEVLRLHPPGPLLSWARLATSDVHVGGYLVPAGTTAMVNMWAITHDPAVWSDPTEFKPERFLAGSSDHADEFPIMGSDLRLAPFGSGRRSCPGKSLAMATVVSWLATLLHELEWLPPSDGGVDLSEVLRLSCEMAAPLEARLVPRHAA encoded by the exons ATGGCGCCGTCCGAGGACTGCGGCTGGCTGCTGTACCTCTCCCTGGCCGCGAAATGCGGCGACCCCCACCGcctgctcggcctcgccgcggtcttcgccgccgccttcgtcgTCACGGCGCTCCTGCACTGGGCGGCGCCCGGCGGGTCCGCGTGGGGGTGGTACTGGTGGGCCAGGAGGGGCGGCCTGGGCATTGGCGCCGCCATCCCGGGGCCCCGGGGGCTGCCGGTGCTCGGCAGCATGGGGCTCATGACGGGCCTGGCGCACCGgaagctcgcggcggcggcggccgccggcgggaagGCCAGGCGCCGGCTCATGGCGTTCTCGCTCGGCGAGACCCGCGTCGTGGTCACCGCCGACCCGGACGTCGCGCGGGAGCTCCTCGCCAGCGCCGCCTTCGCCGACCGCCCCGTCAAGGAGTCCGCGTACGGGCTCCTCTTCCACCGCGCCATCGGCTTCGCCCCGCACGGCGCCTACTGGCGCGCGCTCCGCCGCGTCGCCTCCGCGCACCTCTTCTCGCCGCGCCAgatcgccgcctccgccgcgcagCGCGCCGTGATCGCGCGCCAGATGGTCGACGCCATGGCGGAggagcgccccgccgccgccgccgggaccgTGACGGCGCGGCGGTTCCTGAAGCGCGCGTCGCTGCACAACGTGATGTGGTCGGTGTTCGGGCGGAGGTACGAGCTGCAGGCGGCcagcgaggaggcggcggagctgaAGAGCCTGGTGGACGAAGGCTACGACCTCCTCGGCCAGCTCAACTGGTCCGACCACCTCCCCTGGCTCGCCCGCTTCGACCTGCAGAGGATCCGGGCCAGGTGCTCGGCCCTCGTCCCCCGGGTCAACCGCTTCGTGGGCCGCATCATCGACGAGCACCGTGCCCGGCacgccctcggcggcggcgtcgccgccgtcatGGACTTCACCGACGTCCTGCTCTCCCTCCAGGGCAGCGACAAGCTCTCCGACGCCGACATGATCGCCGTCCTCTGG GAGATGATCTTTCGAGGCACGGACACGGTGGCAGTTCTGATGGAGTGGGTGCTGGCCCGGCTGGTGCTGCACCAGGACGTGCAGCGGAGGGTCCACGAGGAGCTGGACCGGGTGGTCGGGCCGGGCAAGGCCGTGACGGAGGCGGACACCGCCTCGCTTGTCTACCTCCAGGCGGTCATCAAGGAAGTGCTGCGCCTGCACCCGCCGGGGCCGCTCCTCTCCTGGGCACGCCTCGCCACGTCGGACGTCCACGTGGGCGGGTACCTGGTACCCGCCGGGACCACCGCCATGGTGAACATGTGGGCCATAACCCACGACCCGGCCGTCTGGTCCGACCCGACGGAGTTCAAACCCGAGAGGTTCCTGGCGGGCTCGTCGGATCACGCCGACGAGTTCCCGATCATGGGTTCGGACCTCAGGCTCGCGCCGTTCGGGTCCGGCAGGCGGAGCTGCCCCGGCAAGTCCCTCGCGATGGCTACCGTCGTGTCCTGGCTCGCCACCCTCCTCCACGAGTTGGAATGGCTCCCGCCGTccgacggcggcgtcgacctATCCGAAGTGCTGAGGCTGTCGTGCGAGATGGCCGCCCCGCTGGAGGCGAGGCTGGTGCCACGCCACGCGGCGTGA